In a genomic window of Periophthalmus magnuspinnatus isolate fPerMag1 chromosome 3, fPerMag1.2.pri, whole genome shotgun sequence:
- the cdk10 gene encoding cyclin-dependent kinase 10 — translation MEPGAAEDEPEPITLKSVKDFRWFPVPQTDRLGGCRSVREFEKLNRIGEGTYGIVYRARDSSSGDIVALKKVRMDKEKDGIPISSLREITVLLGLRHPNVVELREVVVGSQLQSLFLVMGYCEQDLASLLENMQSPFSEAQVKCIVLQLLRGLQYLHHNFIIHRDLKVSNLLMTDKGQVKIADFGLARTYGLPQQPMTPRVVTLWYRAPELLLGSTSQSTALDMWAVGCILAELLLHKPLLPGASEIQQLDLIVQLLGSPNDSIWPGFSLLPLAGQYSLRKQPYNNLKSRFSWLSEAGHRLLNTLFMYQPQRRASAADCLQSSYFKEKPLPCEPELMPTFPHHRNKRSAPGAPEGGSRRSGAGPEGGNKRSKV, via the exons ATGGAGCCGGGGGCAGCAGAGGACGAGCCCGAGCCGATAACTCTGAAGTCGGTGAAGGACTTCAG GTGGTTCCCAGTGCCACAGACCGATCGTCTCGGAGGATGTAGAAGTGTGCGAGAGTTTGAGAAGTTGAATCGTATTGGGGAGGGCACGTATGGCATCGTGTACCGTGCCCGAGACTCCAGCTCCGGGGACATCGTGGCTCTGAAGAAGGTGCGCATGGACAAAGAGAAGGATGGCATCCCCATTAGCAGCTTGAGGGAGATCACGGTGCTCTTGGGGCTCAGACACCCAAACGTGGTGGAGCTCAGGGAGGTGGTAGTGGGCTCTCAGCTTCAGAGCCTGTTCCTGGTGATGGGATACTGTGAGCAGGACTTGGCCTCTCTGCTGGAGAACATGCAGAGCCCCTTCTCCGAGGCCCAGGTTAAATGCATCGTGCTGCAGCTTCTGCGTGGGCTCCAGTACCTCCACCACAACTTCATCATCCACCGTGACCTAAAGGTGTCCAATCTTCTCATGACAGACAAAGGCCAGGTGAAGATCGCTGACTTCGGGTTAGCACGTACCTACGGCTTGCCGCAACAGCCCATGACGCCCCGTGTGGTGACGCTGTGGTACCGTGCCCCAGAGCTGTTGTTAGGCTCCACCTCTCAGAGCACGGCTCTGGACATGTGGGCTGTGGGCTGTATCCTGGCAGAGCTGCTCCTGCACAAGCCTCTGCTCCCCGGAGCTTCGGAGATCCAACAGTTGGACCTGATCGTGCAGCTCCTGGGTTCTCCAAATGACTCCATCTGGCCTGGCTTTTCACTGCTGCCTCTGGCCGGACAGTACAGTCTGAGGAAACAACCCTATAATAACCTGAAGAGCCGGTTCTCTTGGCTCTCTGAGGCCGGGCATCGTCTGCTCAACACTCTGTTCATGTACCAGCCTCAGCGCCGCGCCTCAGCTGCAGACTGTCTTCAGAGCTCCTACTTTAAAGAGAAGCCTCTGCCCTGTGAACCCGAGCTCATGCCCACCTTCCCTCACCATCGCAACAAACGCTCTGCTCCAGGGGCACCAGAGGGGGGCAGCAGACGCtctggagcagggccagaggggGGCAACAAGCGCAGCAAAGTCTGA